ATCTGGTTCGCTGCTGCGGCCTGCTTAAGGTGCGCAAAGTGGCTGCCCTGCAGACGCTTCTGGTGCATCCAAGTGTAACGCACGTCAAAGGTCAGGTTATAGCCGGTGGTGCCCGCACAGATCACGACCATGCCGCCTTTTTTACAAACGAGGTTGGAAACCGGGAAAGTGGTCTCTCCGGGGTGTTCAAAGACGATGTCAACGTTGTTGCCCTTGCCGGTGATGTCCCAGATCGCCTTGCCGAAACGGCGCGCTTCTTTGAACCACACGTCATATTCTGGCGTGTTCACAGTGGGCAGCTGACCCCAGCAAGAGAAATCCTTGCGGTTGATAACGCCTTTCGCGCCCAGACCCATGACAAAGTCACGCTTGCTTTCGTCAGAAATCACACCAATCGCATTCGCGCCGGCAGCCGTGATCAACTGCACCGCATAGGTACCCAGACCGCCGGATGCGCCCCAAACCAGAACGTTCTGACCTGGCTTCAGATCATGTGGCGCGTGGCCAAACAGCATACGGTAGGCGGTCGCCAGCGTCAGCGTATAGCACGCCGCCTCTTCCCAGGTCAGGTGCTTTGGACGGCGCAGCAGCTGTTGTGCTTGTACACGGGTGAACTGTGCAAAAGAGCCGTCAGGGGTCTCGTAACCCCAGATCCGCTGGCTGTTGGAGTACATTGGGTCGCCGCCGTTGCATTCCTCGTCGTCGCCGTCGTCCTGGTTACAGTGGATGATGACCTCATCGCCCACTTTCCAGTTCTTAACCTTTTCGCCAACGGCCCAAACGATGCCAGAGGCATCAGAGCCCGCGATATGATACGGCTCGCCATGGCCATCAAACGGGGAAATCGGCTTGCCCAGGCCTGCCCAAACACCGTTGTAGTTGATGCCTGCTGCCATCACGAGCACCAGAACGTCGTTGGAATCAAGCTTAGGGGTTTCCACGACCTCTACCTGGAAGGATTTCTCAGGCTCGCCGTGACGCTCGCGGCGGATCGCCCAAGCGTACATCTCTTTGGGCACATAGCCCATCGGAGGGATTTCCCCCAGCTCATACAGGTCTTTCTCAGGCGCCGTGTAGATCGGCTGGCCGGCTTGTGTGTCCAGAGCCATGTTCGTCTCCTTGCTTCATAAATGCCGCGATGCAGAATCG
This is a stretch of genomic DNA from Cognatishimia activa. It encodes these proteins:
- the ccrA gene encoding crotonyl-CoA carboxylase/reductase; translation: MALDTQAGQPIYTAPEKDLYELGEIPPMGYVPKEMYAWAIRRERHGEPEKSFQVEVVETPKLDSNDVLVLVMAAGINYNGVWAGLGKPISPFDGHGEPYHIAGSDASGIVWAVGEKVKNWKVGDEVIIHCNQDDGDDEECNGGDPMYSNSQRIWGYETPDGSFAQFTRVQAQQLLRRPKHLTWEEAACYTLTLATAYRMLFGHAPHDLKPGQNVLVWGASGGLGTYAVQLITAAGANAIGVISDESKRDFVMGLGAKGVINRKDFSCWGQLPTVNTPEYDVWFKEARRFGKAIWDITGKGNNVDIVFEHPGETTFPVSNLVCKKGGMVVICAGTTGYNLTFDVRYTWMHQKRLQGSHFAHLKQAAAANQMMIEKRIQPFLSETFTWDTIPDAHTMMMNNQHPPGNMAALVQSPQKGLTTLQEVLDAGPNS